One genomic segment of Gammaproteobacteria bacterium includes these proteins:
- a CDS encoding cysteine hydrolase: MNWKTAYRSFYYENAPEPEDLILNPVETAMLSIDVQNTYAQISDNPVEAARWEPFQQRMREIVIPATRALQDAFRAKGIDVIHARIACLLEDGRDRSLSQKKPGWNNLLLPKESQESQLIDELAPRPGEIVVTKTTDSALTGTNLRLILSNMGIRNVVMTGIFTDQCVSSTVRSLADESFNVIVVEDCCAAGTDELHQRELEIINMIYCHVVSSQELRRIMAL, translated from the coding sequence ATGAATTGGAAAACAGCCTATCGATCGTTTTACTATGAAAACGCGCCCGAACCCGAGGATTTGATCCTGAATCCGGTGGAAACAGCGATGCTGTCTATCGATGTGCAAAACACCTATGCGCAAATTTCCGATAACCCGGTGGAGGCAGCGCGTTGGGAACCCTTCCAGCAACGGATGCGCGAGATCGTCATTCCCGCCACCCGCGCGCTTCAAGATGCGTTTCGCGCCAAAGGCATCGATGTTATCCACGCCCGTATTGCCTGCCTGCTGGAAGATGGCCGTGACCGCTCGCTGAGCCAGAAAAAGCCGGGCTGGAACAACCTGCTCTTGCCCAAGGAGAGTCAGGAAAGCCAATTGATCGATGAACTCGCGCCAAGACCGGGTGAAATCGTGGTCACCAAAACTACGGACAGCGCGTTAACCGGTACCAACCTGCGGCTGATTCTCTCCAACATGGGCATCCGCAACGTGGTTATGACCGGCATTTTTACCGATCAATGCGTCTCATCCACCGTGCGCAGCCTGGCCGATGAGAGTTTTAACGTGATCGTCGTGGAGGATTGTTGCGCAGCCGGGACCGATGAGTTGCATCAGCGGGAACTAGAAATTATTAATATGATTTACTGCCATGTTGTTTCCAGCCAGGAACTTCGGCGGATCATGGCGCTCTGA
- the queF gene encoding preQ(1) synthase, translating to MSDSNIAGLTLLGRSQTDYPREYAPQILERFANRYPQHEYLVELDCPEFTCLCPVTGQPDLARITIRYSPRDWLVESKSLKLYLFSFRNQGSFSEDSINRIAIDLFALLQPHWLEVRGDFAPRGGIAIKPSVRLDNKPE from the coding sequence ATGTCCGACTCCAATATCGCCGGTCTGACCCTGTTAGGCCGATCGCAAACCGATTATCCGCGCGAGTATGCCCCGCAAATCCTGGAGCGCTTCGCCAACCGCTATCCCCAGCACGAATATCTGGTGGAATTAGATTGCCCAGAATTTACCTGTCTTTGCCCGGTCACCGGTCAACCCGATTTGGCCCGGATCACCATTCGCTACAGTCCGCGCGACTGGCTGGTGGAATCGAAGTCATTGAAGCTGTATCTGTTCAGTTTTCGCAATCAGGGTTCCTTCAGCGAGGACAGCATCAACCGTATTGCCATTGATTTATTTGCGTTATTACAACCGCACTGGTTGGAGGTGCGCGGCGATTTTGCGCCGCGCGGGGGCATCGCCATTAAGCCCAGTGTGCGGCTCGATAACAAACCAGAGTGA
- the clcA gene encoding H(+)/Cl(-) exchange transporter ClcA has protein sequence MTPVTHSTTSHKENHLLRAKRRMEKLNRQRLRLLPRALALGILSGLMAVAFATVLEFGEASHMEFLQFARQFGDYGSMALSILFSVVAISVACWLVRFFAPAAAGSGIPHLKGVLLGYRSMVWHRILWVKFLSGVMGVTGGLTLGREGPTVQMGGALGQAFGSRSHSDALEQRILIAAGAGAGLSAIFNAPLAGVVFVLEELQGNFASPVFFATLIASMTADVLSRWLMGQNPVFHVTVTAIPDLASLPLFLALGILAGVLGVLFNRALLATQRLGDVQSRWKLASKWVAWGVIIGLMGWWAPEVCGGGHLIVARILGGHEYINPWTLALLFGLRFVLTMGSYGTGVAGGIFAPLLVLGALLGLGIGELGREWFPLVAPEPLTVAVAGMAAYFTAIVRAPLTGIVLIVEMTGNYSLILPLFTACFSAYVIAEWWPDVPIYEALLERDLEKDTR, from the coding sequence ATGACGCCCGTAACGCATTCAACGACATCCCATAAAGAAAATCATCTGCTCCGCGCTAAGCGGCGCATGGAGAAACTGAATCGTCAACGCTTGCGTCTCTTACCGCGCGCGCTGGCGCTGGGCATCCTTTCGGGGTTGATGGCCGTGGCTTTTGCAACGGTTCTGGAATTCGGTGAAGCGTCGCACATGGAGTTTCTTCAATTTGCGCGCCAATTTGGCGACTATGGCAGCATGGCCTTGTCCATTCTCTTCTCGGTCGTTGCGATCAGTGTGGCTTGCTGGCTGGTGCGCTTTTTCGCGCCAGCTGCCGCTGGCAGTGGCATTCCCCATCTTAAAGGGGTATTGCTCGGCTATCGGTCGATGGTTTGGCATCGCATTTTATGGGTAAAGTTCCTCAGCGGCGTAATGGGTGTAACGGGGGGGCTGACCCTTGGCCGCGAGGGGCCGACGGTGCAAATGGGCGGCGCTTTGGGTCAGGCGTTCGGTAGCCGTTCGCACAGCGATGCTCTGGAACAACGCATCCTCATTGCTGCGGGCGCTGGCGCCGGACTGTCGGCGATCTTCAATGCGCCTTTAGCTGGCGTGGTCTTCGTCCTTGAGGAACTCCAGGGAAATTTCGCGTCGCCGGTGTTCTTCGCCACGCTGATCGCCTCGATGACCGCCGATGTGCTATCCCGCTGGTTGATGGGGCAAAACCCAGTGTTTCATGTCACAGTCACCGCCATTCCCGATCTCGCCAGCTTGCCGCTCTTCCTGGCGCTGGGCATCCTGGCCGGGGTGCTTGGCGTTCTTTTCAACCGCGCCCTGCTGGCGACACAGCGTTTGGGCGATGTCCAGAGTCGCTGGAAACTGGCGAGTAAATGGGTTGCATGGGGTGTAATTATCGGTTTAATGGGCTGGTGGGCGCCCGAAGTTTGCGGTGGCGGTCATCTGATCGTGGCGCGAATTCTGGGTGGGCATGAATACATTAATCCCTGGACGCTGGCCCTGTTGTTCGGGTTGCGGTTCGTATTGACCATGGGTAGTTACGGTACCGGTGTCGCGGGGGGGATTTTCGCACCCTTGCTGGTGCTGGGCGCGCTGCTCGGTCTGGGCATTGGAGAACTGGGGCGCGAGTGGTTCCCGCTGGTTGCGCCGGAACCGCTGACCGTCGCGGTCGCAGGCATGGCCGCTTACTTCACAGCCATCGTGCGCGCGCCGCTGACCGGCATTGTGCTGATCGTCGAAATGACGGGTAACTATTCGCTGATCCTGCCCTTGTTCACCGCCTGCTTCTCGGCTTACGTGATCGCCGAGTGGTGGCCGGATGTGCCGATTTACGAGGCGTTACTGGAGCGCGATCTCGAAAAGGATACGCGCTAA
- a CDS encoding NUDIX hydrolase, translated as MEWSPRLTVATIIERDGRFLLVEEYADGDDLVYNQPAGHLDEHETLAAAAIRETLEETAWEVQVDAIVGIYYWTHPKGHTFVRTCFSGVALHHHTDQPLDHGIQRAIWLTREEMVALGPRLRSPMVLRCIDDYLAGHRYPLDLFHYL; from the coding sequence TTGGAATGGAGTCCGCGCTTGACAGTGGCTACGATCATTGAACGCGATGGCCGGTTTCTGCTGGTAGAGGAGTATGCGGATGGCGATGATCTGGTCTATAACCAGCCCGCCGGTCATTTGGATGAGCATGAAACGCTGGCGGCGGCGGCGATCCGGGAAACCCTGGAGGAAACCGCTTGGGAGGTTCAAGTGGATGCTATTGTTGGAATCTACTACTGGACCCATCCCAAGGGACATACTTTCGTTCGCACCTGTTTCTCAGGCGTTGCTTTGCACCATCACACCGACCAACCACTCGATCACGGGATTCAGCGGGCGATCTGGCTGACCCGAGAGGAAATGGTTGCTCTAGGACCCAGATTGCGCAGCCCGATGGTGCTGCGTTGTATCGATGACTATCTGGCGGGTCACCGTTATCCCCTGGATTTATTTCATTATCTTTAA
- a CDS encoding DUF3365 domain-containing protein: MRYALLVALSAALTTSFASAQSPGAAEEPEDNAEIAVDAEVMASRAAAQKFGKTLKEALQQAIKVGGPANGVTVCHDQADQIAARLSEELEMLVGRTSLKVRNPNHTPDAWETAVLKQFEARKAQGESVDRLEFFAVIDDDQGQQTFRYMKAIPTAGLCLNCHGEKIAPEVDAELKKLYPYDQARGFREGDLRGAFTIAKPLPQKETP; encoded by the coding sequence ATGCGATACGCCCTGCTTGTTGCACTGAGCGCGGCCTTGACGACGAGCTTTGCCTCTGCGCAGTCGCCAGGCGCTGCTGAGGAACCCGAAGATAATGCGGAAATTGCAGTGGATGCGGAAGTCATGGCCAGCCGCGCCGCGGCTCAGAAGTTTGGTAAGACGCTGAAAGAGGCGCTTCAGCAGGCCATTAAGGTGGGGGGGCCGGCGAATGGCGTCACGGTTTGCCATGATCAGGCCGACCAGATCGCTGCCCGCTTGTCCGAAGAACTGGAGATGCTGGTGGGGCGCACTAGCCTCAAGGTGCGTAATCCCAATCATACGCCAGACGCTTGGGAAACGGCGGTGCTCAAGCAGTTCGAGGCGCGTAAAGCCCAGGGTGAGTCGGTTGACCGACTGGAATTCTTTGCGGTGATCGACGACGATCAGGGTCAGCAAACCTTCCGTTATATGAAGGCTATTCCCACCGCTGGCCTGTGTCTCAATTGCCACGGCGAAAAGATTGCTCCCGAAGTCGATGCTGAACTCAAGAAACTATATCCTTATGATCAGGCGCGTGGTTTCAGGGAAGGCGATCTGCGCGGGGCGTTTACCATTGCCAAGCCGTTGCCACAGAAGGAGACGCCATGA
- a CDS encoding 4a-hydroxytetrahydrobiopterin dehydratase: MEWSQKTCTPCQGGIPPLALSEAEALLPQAPDWRLLESGTRLEQRFAFKNFAAALAFVNRVGDLAEAEGHHPDITFGWGYANILFYTHKIGGLHENDFIMAAKVNTLYTDEYSTA, translated from the coding sequence ATGGAATGGTCCCAAAAAACGTGCACACCCTGCCAAGGCGGTATTCCCCCACTTGCCTTGAGTGAAGCAGAGGCGTTATTACCACAGGCGCCCGACTGGCGATTACTGGAAAGCGGAACCCGGTTGGAGCAGCGCTTCGCCTTCAAAAACTTCGCGGCCGCCCTGGCCTTCGTGAACCGGGTTGGCGATCTGGCTGAAGCGGAAGGACATCACCCGGACATTACCTTCGGCTGGGGATATGCCAATATCCTGTTTTACACCCACAAGATCGGCGGGTTGCACGAAAACGACTTTATTATGGCCGCCAAGGTTAACACCTTATATACCGATGAATATTCAACGGCTTGA
- a CDS encoding glucokinase: MQKNQSSVPDLIADIGGTNARFALVKANRQPYAEHTLACADFPGLIAAVAYYLQKVAGPHPRRAAVAVATPITGDRIEFTNSPWSFSIEATQQELGLEQLLILNDFTALALSLPLLAPDERHAIGEGEPVVGAPIALIGPGTGLGVSGLVWSGERWIPLQTEGGHVTFSPVDEREWRISRILQRQFGHVSPERLLSGPGLVNLYHALAELDGWSPETLTPADITSRALAGICPHCREVVELFCGALGTAAGNLAITLGARGGVYIGGGIAPRLGEFFNQSAFRRRFEERGRFSGYLAAIPTWVITAANPALRGVAAALD, translated from the coding sequence ATGCAGAAAAATCAAAGCTCTGTACCCGATCTGATCGCTGACATCGGCGGCACCAACGCCCGGTTTGCCTTGGTCAAAGCTAATCGTCAACCTTATGCAGAGCACACGCTGGCTTGTGCTGACTTTCCAGGGCTGATCGCTGCTGTCGCCTATTATTTGCAAAAAGTTGCCGGGCCGCACCCAAGGCGGGCGGCGGTTGCGGTGGCTACGCCTATTACCGGCGACCGGATTGAATTCACGAATAGTCCCTGGTCGTTTTCAATTGAAGCCACGCAGCAGGAACTGGGTCTGGAGCAATTACTGATTTTAAATGATTTTACGGCCCTGGCTTTATCGTTACCGCTGCTGGCGCCGGATGAACGGCATGCGATTGGCGAGGGTGAGCCGGTGGTGGGGGCGCCGATTGCCCTGATTGGCCCCGGCACCGGCCTGGGCGTGTCGGGGTTGGTGTGGTCCGGGGAACGCTGGATTCCCTTACAGACCGAAGGCGGCCACGTCACATTTTCTCCTGTCGATGAACGAGAGTGGCGAATCAGCCGGATTTTGCAACGGCAATTTGGCCATGTTTCGCCCGAACGGCTGTTGTCAGGACCGGGATTGGTTAATCTCTACCATGCCTTGGCGGAGCTGGACGGCTGGTCGCCGGAAACGTTAACGCCCGCCGATATTACCAGCCGCGCGCTAGCGGGAATCTGCCCGCATTGTCGTGAAGTGGTGGAATTGTTCTGCGGGGCGTTGGGCACGGCGGCGGGCAATCTGGCGATTACGCTGGGCGCGCGGGGCGGCGTTTATATTGGCGGCGGCATCGCGCCGCGTCTGGGAGAATTTTTTAACCAATCGGCGTTCCGGCGGCGCTTCGAGGAGCGCGGGCGGTTTAGCGGCTATCTGGCGGCAATTCCCACTTGGGTGATTACCGCCGCCAATCCGGCCCTGCGTGGCGTGGCGGCGGCGCTGGATTAA
- the aceA gene encoding isocitrate lyase — protein sequence MAFLSVEELKKDWAENPRWKGIKRGYTAEDVVRLRGNVPVEYSLAQRGAEKLWQLINNEPYVNCLGALTGGQAMQQAKAGVKAIYLSGWQVAADNNTYMSMYPDQSLYPVDSVPAVVERINNSFKRADEIQCARNIHPGNKDFVDYFLPIVADAEAGFGGVLNAHELMKCMIRAGAGGVHFEDQLASVKKCGHMGGKVLVPSQEAVQKLIAARLASDVYGVPTVILARTDAEAADLLTSDVDENDKPFCTGERTPEGFYKTKKGLEQAISRGLAYAPYADMVWCETGTPDLNFAKKFAEAIRDRFPGKLLAYNCSPSFNWKKNLDDATIAKFQRELGAMGYKYQFITLAGIHNMWYNMFDLAQDYVKRGMSAYVEKVQEPEFAARDRGYTFVSHQQEVGTGYFDDMTTVIQGGASSVTALTGSTEEEQFH from the coding sequence ATGGCGTTTTTAAGCGTTGAAGAATTGAAAAAAGACTGGGCCGAGAACCCTCGCTGGAAAGGCATCAAGCGCGGTTACACGGCTGAGGATGTCGTGCGGTTACGCGGCAACGTACCGGTCGAATACAGCCTCGCACAACGAGGAGCCGAGAAGCTGTGGCAACTCATTAACAACGAACCCTACGTTAACTGCCTGGGCGCGCTGACCGGCGGACAGGCCATGCAACAGGCCAAGGCCGGCGTCAAGGCCATCTACCTTTCGGGCTGGCAGGTCGCGGCGGACAATAACACCTATATGTCCATGTACCCCGACCAGTCGCTGTATCCGGTCGACTCGGTGCCTGCCGTCGTCGAACGCATCAATAATAGCTTCAAGCGCGCCGATGAAATCCAATGTGCGCGCAATATTCATCCCGGCAACAAGGATTTCGTCGACTATTTCCTGCCCATCGTCGCCGACGCCGAGGCCGGTTTCGGCGGTGTGCTGAACGCCCATGAACTGATGAAGTGCATGATTCGTGCAGGCGCCGGCGGCGTGCATTTCGAAGACCAATTGGCTTCAGTCAAGAAGTGCGGCCACATGGGCGGCAAGGTGTTGGTGCCGTCTCAGGAAGCGGTGCAGAAGTTGATCGCCGCCCGGCTGGCGTCTGATGTTTATGGCGTACCGACCGTGATTCTGGCTCGCACCGATGCTGAAGCCGCCGACTTGTTAACCTCGGACGTTGACGAGAATGACAAGCCGTTCTGCACTGGCGAGCGCACCCCGGAAGGTTTCTACAAGACGAAAAAAGGTCTGGAGCAGGCGATTTCCCGCGGTCTGGCCTACGCGCCTTACGCCGACATGGTCTGGTGTGAGACCGGCACTCCCGATCTCAACTTCGCCAAGAAGTTCGCCGAAGCCATCCGCGACCGGTTCCCTGGCAAGCTACTGGCCTACAATTGCTCGCCGTCCTTCAATTGGAAGAAGAACCTGGACGACGCCACCATCGCCAAATTCCAGCGCGAGCTGGGCGCGATGGGTTACAAGTACCAGTTCATCACGTTGGCCGGCATTCACAATATGTGGTACAACATGTTTGATTTAGCTCAAGATTATGTCAAGCGCGGCATGTCCGCTTATGTCGAGAAGGTGCAGGAGCCCGAATTCGCGGCGCGCGACCGTGGGTACACCTTCGTTTCCCACCAGCAGGAAGTCGGCACCGGCTACTTTGACGACATGACCACTGTGATTCAAGGCGGTGCGTCCTCGGTGACGGCGCTGACTGGTTCTACCGAAGAAGAGCAGTTCCACTAA
- a CDS encoding malate synthase A, with translation MSLNLPAGVQINAPIHPRFDEVLTHDALALVAKLHRAFEPRRQELLKARVERQARIDAGEMPDFLPETKHIREGDWKVAPLPKALECRRTEITGPVERKMIINAYNSGADSYMTDFEDSNSPNWFNQIQGQVNLVDAIRRQISYVNEAGKEYQLNEQIATLQIRPRGWHLDEKHVTVDGQRVSGGIFDFGLVFFHNAKEQIARGTGPFYYLPKMESHLEARLWNDIFVMAQNELGLPQGTIKATVLIETILATFEMEEILYELREHSAGLNAGRWDYIFSCIKKFKKNQNFCLANRGAITMEVPFMRSYALHLVKVCHKRGAPAMGGMSALIPIKDDPAANEKALAGIRHDKTRDANDGFDGGWVAHPGLVPIAHEEFVKVLGDKPNQWEKQRDEVFTAQDFLSFQPEQPITEVGLRNNINVGIHYLGSWLAGNGCVPIHNLMEDAATAEISRSQVWQWVVSPKGKLDDGRKVTADLVHGLIPEELAKVKATVTAQGEDTATYDQAAGIFEKMSLSPDYPEFLTLPLYEAMD, from the coding sequence GTGAGCCTGAATCTGCCTGCTGGCGTGCAAATCAACGCCCCTATTCATCCCCGTTTCGACGAGGTTCTTACCCACGACGCACTGGCCCTGGTCGCCAAACTGCATCGCGCTTTCGAGCCGCGCCGCCAGGAATTATTGAAAGCCCGCGTCGAGCGCCAGGCCCGCATTGACGCAGGTGAAATGCCGGATTTTCTGCCGGAAACAAAGCACATTCGAGAAGGCGACTGGAAGGTCGCGCCCCTGCCCAAGGCGCTGGAGTGCCGCCGCACCGAAATCACCGGTCCGGTGGAGCGCAAGATGATTATCAACGCTTATAACTCCGGCGCTGATTCCTACATGACCGACTTCGAGGATTCCAACAGTCCCAACTGGTTTAACCAGATTCAGGGCCAAGTGAATCTGGTCGACGCGATTCGCCGCCAAATCAGCTATGTCAACGAGGCCGGCAAGGAATACCAACTCAACGAGCAGATCGCCACCTTGCAAATTCGCCCGCGCGGCTGGCATCTGGACGAGAAGCATGTGACCGTGGATGGTCAACGGGTCTCCGGCGGTATCTTTGACTTTGGCTTGGTATTCTTCCACAACGCTAAAGAGCAGATCGCTCGCGGCACCGGACCTTTTTACTATCTGCCGAAGATGGAATCCCATTTGGAAGCCCGGTTGTGGAATGACATCTTTGTCATGGCGCAGAATGAATTGGGCCTTCCGCAAGGAACCATTAAAGCCACGGTGCTGATTGAAACCATTCTCGCCACCTTTGAGATGGAGGAAATCCTCTACGAATTACGCGAGCACAGCGCCGGTTTGAACGCCGGTCGCTGGGACTATATTTTCAGTTGCATCAAGAAATTTAAAAAGAATCAAAACTTCTGCTTGGCCAATCGCGGCGCGATTACGATGGAAGTGCCCTTCATGCGCTCCTATGCCCTGCATCTGGTCAAGGTCTGCCACAAGCGCGGCGCGCCAGCGATGGGCGGCATGTCGGCGCTGATTCCCATCAAGGACGATCCGGCCGCCAATGAAAAGGCGCTGGCCGGCATTCGCCATGACAAGACCCGCGACGCCAACGACGGGTTCGATGGTGGTTGGGTCGCTCATCCTGGTCTGGTGCCCATCGCGCATGAAGAGTTTGTCAAAGTTCTAGGCGACAAGCCCAACCAATGGGAAAAACAGCGCGATGAAGTCTTCACCGCTCAGGATTTCCTGAGCTTTCAACCCGAGCAGCCCATTACCGAGGTCGGTCTGCGCAATAACATCAATGTTGGCATCCATTACCTGGGGTCTTGGCTGGCCGGCAACGGTTGCGTACCGATCCATAACCTGATGGAAGACGCCGCCACAGCGGAAATCAGCCGCTCGCAGGTCTGGCAGTGGGTGGTTAGTCCCAAGGGCAAGCTGGACGATGGGCGCAAAGTCACCGCTGATCTGGTGCATGGCCTGATCCCCGAAGAACTGGCCAAGGTCAAGGCAACGGTCACCGCCCAAGGCGAGGACACGGCGACCTATGACCAGGCAGCGGGCATCTTCGAGAAAATGAGCCTCTCTCCGGATTATCCAGAGTTCCTGACCCTGCCGTTGTATGAGGCGATGGATTGA
- a CDS encoding ABC transporter permease, producing MSKTATVSASETLSLNWRAIGRMALRALGRDWQSGELRVLAIALVIAVASVAAVGFFTDRIQQAMEHKASELLGADLVVASASPIQPELAETAKRQGLQTAETLSFRSVVLAGDVTQLTEVKAVGPGYPLRGALQVSDKPFDPPRTVDAIPNPGQVWVDERLLQILGLQVGDSVNLGARSFRVAQVLAYEPDRAGDLFSIAPRLMLNLADIPSTELVQPGSRVAYHLLLAGEPMRLEGFKTWVQTRLATGEKLQGVRDARVELRSALERAERFLNLAALVSVILAGVGVAIAARRFAGRHWDSVAILRCIGATEALIVRLFVLELLALAALAGVAGLLAGYLAQYGLSGVLGQLVSRVELPAPSLWPVLPALATGFVTLLGFGLPPLLRLREVPPLRVLRRDLGPVNPRLLALYGPAVAATLALLVWQAGEWRLALYVCTGVAGTVIVLSLAAWGLVKVLNLLRGQVGVAWRFGLANIARRGPGSTVQVVALGLGLMALLVLTLVRTDLLTRWRASLPADAPNHFLINIQTAEVTQVQRFLRERGLRDAALFPMVRGRLTAINGRDVGPDDYQSPRAQRLVAREFNLSWTDVLQEDNRILAGRWWRPGDQGQGIASVEIGLAKELGIVLGDTLRFQIAGQDLQATVISLRSVEWDSFRPNFFVVFPSGVLDAYPATWITSFHLPVDQKPVMAELVRQHPSITVLDVEALMTKVREIMDRVIAAVEYVFLFTLAAGLVVLYAAIQATQDERRFESAVLRTLGAQRAVVRQSLLAEFATLGLLAGVLAAAAATLLSYVLATQVFDFPYFWNSWIWVLGGGAGVVGVGLAGLIGARSALAQPPWRALREL from the coding sequence ATGTCAAAAACTGCAACCGTTTCTGCTTCTGAAACCCTATCACTGAACTGGCGCGCGATAGGCCGCATGGCGCTGCGCGCCCTGGGCCGCGATTGGCAGTCCGGCGAATTGCGCGTACTGGCCATTGCTCTAGTGATCGCTGTCGCCAGCGTCGCTGCTGTCGGCTTCTTCACTGACCGTATCCAGCAAGCAATGGAGCACAAGGCCAGTGAATTGCTGGGCGCTGATCTGGTCGTTGCTTCAGCCAGTCCCATTCAGCCGGAGTTGGCGGAGACGGCTAAACGACAGGGGTTGCAGACTGCCGAAACGCTGAGTTTTCGCAGCGTGGTGCTGGCGGGTGATGTCACGCAGCTGACCGAGGTCAAAGCGGTGGGTCCTGGTTATCCGCTGCGCGGCGCGTTGCAGGTCAGCGATAAACCCTTTGACCCGCCACGCACCGTTGACGCTATCCCTAACCCTGGCCAAGTCTGGGTGGACGAGCGCCTGTTGCAGATACTGGGACTCCAGGTCGGCGATTCCGTGAATTTAGGCGCGCGCTCCTTCCGCGTAGCGCAGGTGCTGGCCTATGAACCGGATCGCGCCGGCGACCTGTTCAGCATTGCCCCACGTCTGATGCTCAATCTGGCGGATATTCCCTCGACTGAACTGGTGCAACCAGGAAGCCGCGTGGCCTACCATCTGTTGCTGGCCGGGGAACCGATGCGGTTGGAAGGCTTCAAGACCTGGGTGCAAACGCGGCTGGCGACCGGTGAAAAACTGCAAGGGGTGCGCGACGCGCGGGTCGAACTGCGTTCCGCGCTGGAACGGGCGGAGCGTTTTCTGAATCTGGCGGCGCTGGTCAGCGTGATTCTGGCGGGGGTCGGCGTGGCTATCGCCGCCCGGCGCTTTGCGGGCCGGCACTGGGACAGCGTGGCCATTCTGCGCTGCATCGGCGCAACCGAGGCGCTGATTGTTCGCCTGTTCGTACTGGAGCTGTTGGCGCTGGCGGCGCTAGCTGGCGTGGCCGGACTGCTGGCCGGTTATCTGGCGCAATATGGGTTAAGCGGGGTGCTCGGTCAATTGGTGAGTCGTGTTGAACTGCCTGCGCCCTCGCTGTGGCCCGTGCTGCCGGCGCTGGCCACCGGGTTCGTCACTCTGTTGGGCTTCGGGTTACCGCCCTTGCTGCGCTTGCGGGAAGTGCCGCCGCTGCGGGTGTTGCGCCGTGATCTGGGGCCGGTTAATCCTCGTCTGCTGGCTCTGTACGGGCCTGCCGTGGCGGCGACTTTGGCGCTGCTGGTCTGGCAAGCGGGCGAATGGCGTTTAGCGCTATATGTCTGCACTGGAGTGGCGGGAACCGTGATCGTCCTCTCCCTGGCCGCCTGGGGACTGGTGAAGGTGCTGAATCTGCTGCGAGGCCAAGTGGGCGTGGCTTGGCGTTTCGGTCTGGCCAATATCGCTCGGCGTGGTCCCGGCAGCACAGTGCAGGTTGTAGCGCTGGGTCTGGGCCTGATGGCCTTGCTGGTGTTGACCCTGGTGCGCACAGACCTGTTGACTCGTTGGCGAGCCAGTCTGCCCGCCGACGCGCCGAATCATTTCCTGATTAACATCCAAACTGCCGAGGTGACACAGGTTCAGCGCTTCCTGCGCGAACGGGGCTTGCGCGACGCTGCTTTGTTCCCCATGGTGCGCGGGCGTTTGACCGCGATCAACGGACGTGATGTCGGACCGGATGATTACCAAAGTCCGCGCGCCCAGCGTTTGGTGGCGCGGGAATTCAATCTGTCCTGGACAGATGTTTTACAAGAAGATAATCGCATTCTTGCGGGCCGCTGGTGGCGACCCGGCGATCAAGGTCAGGGCATTGCCTCGGTGGAAATCGGTTTAGCTAAGGAACTAGGGATTGTCTTGGGCGATACGCTGCGTTTCCAGATCGCCGGACAGGATTTGCAAGCAACAGTGATCAGTCTGCGCAGCGTCGAATGGGATTCGTTTCGACCCAACTTTTTCGTAGTCTTCCCCTCTGGCGTGCTGGACGCCTATCCAGCGACCTGGATCACCAGTTTCCACCTGCCGGTTGACCAGAAACCAGTGATGGCGGAACTGGTGCGGCAACATCCGTCGATCACTGTACTGGATGTCGAGGCGTTGATGACCAAAGTGCGAGAGATCATGGATCGGGTGATCGCCGCCGTCGAATACGTGTTCCTGTTCACCTTAGCTGCGGGACTGGTGGTGTTGTACGCGGCGATTCAGGCCACCCAGGACGAGCGGCGGTTTGAGAGTGCGGTGTTGCGGACTCTGGGCGCGCAGCGGGCGGTGGTGCGGCAAAGCCTGCTGGCGGAATTTGCTACGCTGGGCTTGCTGGCCGGGGTGCTGGCGGCTGCCGCTGCGACGTTATTAAGCTATGTGCTGGCAACTCAGGTGTTCGACTTCCCCTATTTCTGGAATTCGTGGATCTGGGTGCTCGGCGGCGGCGCTGGCGTCGTGGGCGTCGGTCTGGCTGGACTGATCGGCGCGCGTTCGGCGTTGGCCCAACCGCCGTGGCGGGCGTTGCGGGAGCTGTAA